From the genome of Nitrospirae bacterium YQR-1:
TGGTGATAGCTCCCAAAAACGGCATTCCCCGTACATTACTTGCAACGGGCAGGATGCTGCTTGATAAAGACGGTAATAAAATAGGTGCAGTGGTATCAATGCATGATATCACTGAGCGTAAGAAAGCCGAGGATGAATTGCTCAGAGCCAAGGAAGCAGCCGAGGAAGCGAACAGGGCAAAAAGCTCATTTTTAGCTAACATGAGCCATGAATTCCGCACTCCCATGAACGGCATAATAGGAATGACTGAGCTTGTACTGGATACTAATCTGGGCTCAGAGCAAAGAGAGTACCTAAATATTGTTATGAACTCATCGAAACATCTTCTTGGTTTGTTGAATGACGTTCTCGATTTCTCTAAAATAGAGGCTGGGAAGATGACTGCTGCGGAGATAGATTTTGATTTAATTTCAACTATAAAATCCACAGTACAGCCTCTTGCTATTGTGGCAATGAAAAAAAATCTTGAGTTAAACACCGAAATTGCACCGGATGTGCCCACAGCGCTCAGAGGAGATGCAGGGAGGTTAAGACAGGTGTTGGTTAATCTGATTGGCAACTCCCTGAAGTTTACGGAAAAGGGTAAAATTGAATTAAAGATTACAATGTTTCCCACAGTTTTAAGAAAGGGCGTCTCCGATACAGATGAAACAAGGATGCTGTATTTTTCAGTAAGTGACAGCGGGATAGGAATTCCTGCGGATAAACTTGACATGATTTTTGACAGCTTTTCCCAGTGTGAAAATTATATGACAAAAAAGTATGAGGGGACAGGGTTGGGATTGGCGATAGTGAAACGAGTTGTTGGGATGCTGGGAGGGGAGATATGGGTGGAGAGTGAGACTGGAAAGGGAAGCATTTTTCATTTTACAGCTAAGTTTTCGCTCTCAACAACACCTGTTGCAATTCTTTCAAATGTGCCGGAGGTGAATTTAAAAAACAAGCGCATACTCATAGTAGATAGTAATGCAGTAAGTGCAAAGGAAATATCAGAGATGGTAAGAAACGAGGGCTACTATGCAGACATTGCCATCGGCGGTTATGAGGCTTTCGGTATGCTTAACTACTCTGACATGAGCTATGACATAATCATTTTAGATTTACAGCTCTCGGATATGGATGGATTTGTTTTTTCGGAAAAGATAAAATCAGACAAGAGACTATCTCATGTTAAACTGATTGTGCTTGTAGCAGCCGGTTTAAAGGGAGATGACATACAGTGCAGGGAACTTGGTATTGTCGGCTATCTGGTCAAGCCGGTGTATAAATCGGACTTGTTGGGGCTTCTTTCTATGTTGGTGGATGCAGCGGCACAGCAGTCGGGGCAGCTTCTGACACGCCATACAGTAATGGAGTCGAGAAAGTCCATAAGTATTTTGGTAGTCGAGGATAACCCGGTCAACCAGACGCTTGCGGTTAAACTTCTGCAAAAGCGCGGCTATACTACCTCAGTGGCCGGCAACGGACAGGAGGCATTTGATATGTTGGCTGCAAGTCACTTTGACCTTGTCCTTATGGACGTCCAGATGCCTGTGATGGATGGCCTTACGGCTACAAAGCAAATCAGAAGTGCTGCAGATATCAGGATAAATGCTTTTATTCCAATAATAGCGATGACAGCTCATGCCCTTAAAGGTGACATGGAGATATGTCTGGAGGCCGGCATGGATGATTATATTACTAAACCGCTGGGAACAAAGGATTTATATAAAATAATTGAAAAATATACGGATTTGTAATAGCTGAGACTGTTAACTTTCTTTTTTTCAGGAGTTTCTCCCTGCTACGTAAAAAACAACTCCATCTGTGTATAATCCACATCAGTCACCTCTTGTAAGGCGATGGGATATTTATTATTAAAACATGCGTAACAGTAATCGTCAGGGTTTGGGATTGCCAGTTTAAGGCCTTCAAGGGAAAGATAGGACAGGGAATCGGCAGTGATGTATTTTCTGATTTCATCAACTATATGCGTTGAGGCAATCAGCTCGGTTCTGGTAGGAGTGTCTATACCATAAAAGCACGGGCTAATTGTGCACGGTGCACTTATTTTCATATGAACTTCCTTTGCCATGGCGACTTCTCTGAGCATTTTTACGATTTTCTTACTGGTTGTGCCGCGTACAATGGAATCATCCATGACAACCACCCGCTTCCCCATTATCAAGGACTTTATAGGATTGAGTTTTATTTTAACGCCAAAATGCCTTATGTTTTGCTTTGGCTCTATAAATGTCCTTCCTACATAGTGGTTTCTTACAAGGCCGAAGTCAAATGGAATGCCACTTTCGTTGGCATAACCGATCGTTGCCATAACGCCTGAGTCCGGCACAGGGATTACCACATCAGCCTCTGTGTTTGACTCCCTTGCCAGTTGTTTACCCAGTTCCTTTCTTACATCGTGAACGTTTATACCGTCAAAGATATTGCTGTCGGGCCTTGCAAAGTAAATAAACTCAAACACACAATAAGCACGCCTTGTGCTTTTTATTGCCTTAAATGAATGCAGGCCGTTGTGGTCAATCGTTAACATTTCACCGGGTTCAATGTCCCTTAAATAGGTGGCCCCTATAAGGTCAAAAGCGCACGTTTCGGAGGCCACAACATAAGCATCGTTGTATCTGCCCAAACACATGGGGCGCACTCCGTAGGAATCCCGTATGGCTATCAGCTCATTTTCTCTCATTATCAACAAACTAAAAGCACCACGAATTTCATTGACTGCACGGATTATTTTTTCTTCCGCCGAGGACGCCCTCAGACGTGCTATCAAATGTATTATAACCTCACTGTCTGAGCTTGACTGAAAGATTGCTCCGTCACTTTCCAGCCGCCGCCTAAGCATATGGGCATTGGTCAGGTTGCCGTTGTGGGCTATGGCAAGCGCCCCCAGTGAGAAGTTTACCATTATGGGTTGTACATTTTTTAAAGCACCGCCACCGGCTGTTGAGTACCTGTTATGCCCTATGGCGATATCACCGGGAAGCCTTTTTATCCTTTTTTCATAAAACACTTCAGAGACATGTCCGATACCTTTTTCAACATACAGAGTCTTACCGTCCGATGAGCATATTCCAGCCCCCTCCTGCCCCCTGTGCTGCAGGGCATAAAGCCCAAGGTAGGTCAGGTTGGCTGCCTCAGGATGGCCAAATACGCCAAATATTC
Proteins encoded in this window:
- a CDS encoding response regulator, with the protein product MNLLRKFLKFDLSSISLTLKMTLITVLVGFVVSTAGGYFLDKNLEGLLKELLTERLPMFASLVSIEDVENLTFSIRFKARLLSMLAASTLICSFVIIMMFVMKKIAALNHEITEFSKEIDVNLDRHSYVGDHLYQLEQRFRRLFDEIVTSRKAIKAQNEELEVKVFDRTLELSASNEKLMLEVSEREKIEQELERNLSFTDAVLECIDNGIVACDSEGVLKLFNSATQKLHGLPAEPIPPEEWVSYYDLYLSDGKTKMQITDIPLFRTLTGEDVTNVEMVIAPKNGIPRTLLATGRMLLDKDGNKIGAVVSMHDITERKKAEDELLRAKEAAEEANRAKSSFLANMSHEFRTPMNGIIGMTELVLDTNLGSEQREYLNIVMNSSKHLLGLLNDVLDFSKIEAGKMTAAEIDFDLISTIKSTVQPLAIVAMKKNLELNTEIAPDVPTALRGDAGRLRQVLVNLIGNSLKFTEKGKIELKITMFPTVLRKGVSDTDETRMLYFSVSDSGIGIPADKLDMIFDSFSQCENYMTKKYEGTGLGLAIVKRVVGMLGGEIWVESETGKGSIFHFTAKFSLSTTPVAILSNVPEVNLKNKRILIVDSNAVSAKEISEMVRNEGYYADIAIGGYEAFGMLNYSDMSYDIIILDLQLSDMDGFVFSEKIKSDKRLSHVKLIVLVAAGLKGDDIQCRELGIVGYLVKPVYKSDLLGLLSMLVDAAAQQSGQLLTRHTVMESRKSISILVVEDNPVNQTLAVKLLQKRGYTTSVAGNGQEAFDMLAASHFDLVLMDVQMPVMDGLTATKQIRSAADIRINAFIPIIAMTAHALKGDMEICLEAGMDDYITKPLGTKDLYKIIEKYTDL
- the purF gene encoding amidophosphoribosyltransferase, whose translation is MVNFHDIHEECGIFGVFGHPEAANLTYLGLYALQHRGQEGAGICSSDGKTLYVEKGIGHVSEVFYEKRIKRLPGDIAIGHNRYSTAGGGALKNVQPIMVNFSLGALAIAHNGNLTNAHMLRRRLESDGAIFQSSSDSEVIIHLIARLRASSAEEKIIRAVNEIRGAFSLLIMRENELIAIRDSYGVRPMCLGRYNDAYVVASETCAFDLIGATYLRDIEPGEMLTIDHNGLHSFKAIKSTRRAYCVFEFIYFARPDSNIFDGINVHDVRKELGKQLARESNTEADVVIPVPDSGVMATIGYANESGIPFDFGLVRNHYVGRTFIEPKQNIRHFGVKIKLNPIKSLIMGKRVVVMDDSIVRGTTSKKIVKMLREVAMAKEVHMKISAPCTISPCFYGIDTPTRTELIASTHIVDEIRKYITADSLSYLSLEGLKLAIPNPDDYCYACFNNKYPIALQEVTDVDYTQMELFFT